The Porites lutea chromosome 4, jaPorLute2.1, whole genome shotgun sequence genome contains a region encoding:
- the LOC140934966 gene encoding uncharacterized protein → MSSPVPFQMLYLTVLFYSGCFIWYSSATSVLLQAIFNMGGIKGYVIFYQSQQGSPTSILLNLTGIENETLTWDIRQLPMIYDGNAAMSCSPTAVGDLFDPAMAMKSADYNSSCSQSSSSRFQVCATGDLTGMLGAINASNAQKYFTDQNLTVPIRGANSIMGRTLVLYKDGTPRACSLISPDKVMLTAVAVFTMPVAGFVYLRQADESADTTIFVNLFYSNDAQSDRRVTWQINQASATCGMPGDIFNPENRDKQNCSQLEHEKCLIGDLTSKHGNITVSMATRGQSKTKVAFTDTNLPLTGVKSVIGKTITLFSSDDSMTPFACAKIMQVKPRVFISTFKASVHDGVDGYFKFTQLSPFDPTMTEIRLTGLRKESQGYHIHNYPMPWQMKYTGMESCAGSHLGGHWNPFGVDVKSSPSPGTGTNDQYEIGDLSGKYGTFLNLTSYNGTHLDYNLPLFGKNSIQGRSVVIHKMKVMNSMRWVCADVHQKMAEVDKMFVMKTKITFTGPDVMGYILLIQYKTSDSSMSPEETSIYVHLSYGNEADKQSMNHSWHVHVNPEGGDAHAAMGERCKSLGGHYNPYNVDLAGSYKSSCFSSNMLRCEVGDLSGKHARLNVGSGKQFYTDPSLPLFGEMSVVGRGVVVHAENAGAARLACATIKPVDSLYVEKTLHYVEGTTFSRLNFTKRVSALLNIPEWRIFYIRMENSQVEGCITVKFGIMGNEKQVDEPSKAFDLILQRSSGKLMEFQPKDKCRKPETTTVVSTSAARANFITKFIILSNVVLGIALCMS, encoded by the exons GATGTTTTATCTGGTATTCATCGGCGACAAGTGTTCTACTCCAGGCCATTTTCAACATGGGTGGGATAAAAGGTTATGTCATATTCTACCAGTCGCAACAAGGTAGTCCCACAAGTATCTTACTTAACTTAACAGGTATCGAGAATGAAACCCTGACTTGGGATATTCGACAACTTCCAATGATCTACGATGGTAATGCAGCTATGAGTTGCAGTCCAACGGCAGTTGGAGATCTGTTTGACCCTGCGATGGCCATGAAATCTGCAGACTACAATAGCTCGTGCAGTCAATCAAGTTCTTCAAGATTTCAAGTATGTGCCACTGGTGACTTGACAGGAATGCTGGGAGCTATAAATGCCAGCAACGCACAGAAATATTTTACAGACCAGAATTTGACTGTTCCTATCAGAGGGGCCAACAGCATCATGGGTAGAACACTTGTTCTTTACAAGGATGGCACACCAAGGGCTTGCTCACTGATTAGTCCGGATAAAGTTATGCTAACAGCAGTAGCTGTCTTCACGATGCCGGTCGCTGGTTTTGTGTATCTGAGGCAAGCTGATGAGAGCGCAGATACAACCATATTCGTTAACCTTTTCTATTCCAACGATGCTCAATCTGATAGACGAGTCACATGGCAGATAAACCAAGCATCAGCTACTTGCGGAATGCCCGGTGACATTTTCAATCCTGAAAACAGAGACAAGCAAAATTGTAGCCAGTTAGAACACGAAAAATGTCTGATTGGTGATTTGACTTCCAAGCATGGAAACATCACTGTCTCCATGGCAACAAGAGGACAGTCCAAAACCAAAGTGGCCTTTACCGACACCAACCTTCCACTTACTGGTGTCAAAAGCGTTATTGGCAAGACAATTACATTGTTCTCAAGTGACGATTCAATGACCCCTTTTGCTTGCGCAAAGATAATGCAAGTAAAACCGAGAGTTTTCATATCTACTTTCAAAGCCAGTGTTCATGATGGTGTAGACGGCTATTTCAAGTTTACACAGCTCTCTCCCTTTGATCCCACGATGACGGAAATAAGGCTCACTGGATTAAGAAAGGAGTCTCAGGGATATCACATTCACAACTATCCCATGCCATGGCAAATGAAGTACACCGGAATGGAATCCTGTGCAGGAAGTCACTTAGGAGGACACTGGAACCCCTTTGGCGTGGATGTCAAGTCCAGTCCTTCGCCTGGAACTG GAACGAATGATCAGTACGAAATCGGTGACCTTAGTGGAAAATATGGAACTTTTCTTAACCTAACAAGCTACAATGGAACGCATTTGGACTACAATCTTCCATTGTTTGGTAAAAACAGCATCCAGGGTCGTTCTGTTGTCATCCATAAAATGAAAGTAATGAACAGCATGAGATGGGTCTGTGCAGATGTCCATCAGAAAATGGCTGAAGTGGACAAAATGTTTGTCAtgaaaaccaaaataacttTTACGGGTCCAGATGTTATGGGGTACATACTTTTG ATACAGTACAAGACGTCCGATAGCTCTATGTCGCCCGAGGAGACATCGATTTATGTTCATCTGTCGTATGGGAACGAGGCAGACAAACag AGTATGAATCACTCGTGGCACGTGCACGTGAATCCCGAAGGAGGGGACGCGCACGCTGCGATGGGCGAGAGATGCAAGAGTCTGGGGGGACATTATAATCCTTATAATGTTGACCTGGCT GGATCGTATAAGTCATCCTGTTTTTCTAGCAATATGTTGCGTTGTGAAGTTGGTGATCTTTCTGGCAAGCATGCGCGGCTGAATGTTGGTTCAGGGAAGCAGTTTTATACGGATCCAAGCCTTCCATTATTTGGAGAAATGTCAG ttgttgGTCGTGGGGTTGTCGTGCACGCCGAAAACGCTGGAGCAGCCCGCCTTGCTTGTGCTACCATCAAACCAGTAGATTCTCTGTATGTTGAGAAGACACTACACTACGTAGAAGGGACGACATTTTCCAG ATTGAACTTTACAAAAAGGGTTTCAGCGTTGCTTAACATCCCAGAGTGGCGGATATTTTACATTAGAATGGAGAACAGTCAAGTTGAAGGCTGTATAACTGTCAAGTTTGGAATCATGGGAAATG AAAAGCAAGTCGATGAACCATCCAAAGCCTTCGATCTAATTTTACAAAGATCCTCGGGAAAACTAATGGAGTTTCAACCTAAAGATAAATGTCGCAAACCAG